Within Acidobacteriota bacterium, the genomic segment TTCCGTTAATGCCGCTAAAGCCCTCAAAGGCCGCCATGTCCGGCTGGCCGGGCACGGAAATCGTTTCCGGCGAGGGGGGAGGAGGCACGGCGTGGTTGGTCATGGGAACCACGCGGTTGAAGGACATGCGGAAGCTGGAGATCAAGCTCGGGGAGAAAATGTGGGTCTCGGAGAAGGTAAACAGCCGCGTTTCCAGGAAACCCACTTCAAAGCGGTCCGGATACTCCCGATACGACGAGCGGTTGGCATTCAAGCCCGTAAAGCGGCCAAATAGGGAATCGTTCGAGGACAACTGGTAATCGATTCGCGCCTGTCCAAAATTCTCCGAAGTGGGTTGCTTGGCTTGGAAAAAGTATTGCGCGCTGCCATTGCCGAAATTGCGACCGGTGGGACTGGGGTCCGGAAACATCCGCATGAACGGCACGATCCTGGGTGAAACACCCACCGTGCGGCCGCCCGGCAGGATGCCGCGCCGCGCGTCCAGATCGGGAACGTTGGCGGTGCCGGACTCGGAAAGCGCCTCGCGCAGTCCTTCATAGGCTACAAAGAAGAAGGTCTTGTCGCGAAAAACCGGCCCGCCGACAGTGGCTCCAAATTGATTGCGCTTGAACGGCGGAGGCTCGCTCCCCTTGTCAAAAAAGTTTCTGGCGTCCACCGCGCTGTTGCGCAGGAATTCGTAGGCGCTACCGTGCCACTTGTTCGAGCCGGATTTGGTGACGGCGTTGAAGACCCCCCTGAGCGCGCGTCCGTAGGCGGCGCTGAAGGAGTTGGTCAGCATCTGAAATTCCCGCACCGTCTCGATGCCCGTCAATGCGCCCGTCGGTCCCGCCGGAACGTGGCGATAATAATCGTTGATGTAGCTGCCATCGAGGAGATAGGAGTTATCTTCTCCTCTCATGCCGGAGATGCTGAAGCGCTTGGCAAAGCCCTTGTCGGCGTTGCCCCATCGCCCGTTGGAGTTTTGGACTACACCGGGATTGAGCAGCATCAATTGCGAAATGTCACGCCCGTTGAGCGGCAGGTCGCGGATGGTGCGGTCGTCCACCAGATAACTGATAGCCGCCTCGGTGGTCTGCACCAGGGGAGCTTCGCCGGAAACCTCGACGCGTTCGGCCACCTGGCCCACCGACATGCTCAGATTCACCACCGCCTCGCGGCCCACGGTCAGCTGGATGCCGAAGCGGATTTGCGTTTGAAATCCCGAAATGGTAGCCGTCACCCGATACATGGCTGGTTGTAGCGATGGCGCCGAGTAATGTCCACGTGCATCGGTATGCGCGTTCCGGGTGAGGCCGGTCTCCTCATTGTAGATCACCACCTCGGCGCCCGGCATCACCGCGCCGGTGCTGTCCGTTACCGTTCCGGAGATGGTTCCCGTGGTTACCTGACCGCTCAAGGTTAACGCGGTGGCAAACACTACGACTGCTAACCAGGCACTCTGTCTTGCATTCATGGCGGTCCACTTTCCTGCTCGTGATGGTGGATCAATCTTGGTCGCCATGTTACAACTATCCGGTCCAATGTCAAGCGCGGAATTGACAAATGATTTGACATGAGCAAGATGCGCATGATATAACGCAGCCAGATTTCAATGAGCGTAATCTCGTCTTCGTTTGTCCACGTCAGTTGATTTGCTGGGAGGGAAGCTTATGACGGCAGGCATGTTCAGGAGCATGTTGGTGGCGATAGCGGTGGTGTGCCTATCGGCGGCAGCGCTTTGGGCGCAGTTGGGAACGGGAGCTATTGTAGGCACCGTTCACGATGAGAGCGGCGCATCCGTTCCGGCAGCCGGCGTAACCGTCACACACACGGAAACGGGCATCAGCCGAACTCTGGTGACCGACACCGCGGGTAGGTACAGCGTTCCGGGCTTGCTGCCCGGCGGCTACGAGATTCAGGCGCAGGCGCCCGGATTTCAGACGGCGATCCGCCGCGGCATCCAACTCACCGTCGGCTCCGAGCCAGCCATCAACCTCGTCCTACAGATTGGACAGGTGTCGCAGACCACCATCGTTACCGCCGACGCGCCACTCATCGAAACGGTCTCCAGCAGCGTCGCCGGCCTGGTTGGCGGGCAGACCATCGTGGACTTGCCGCTCAACGGCAGAAGCTTTGATCAACTGATCGCCTTGCAGTCCGGCGTCTCGCAGATGCGCTTGCGCGGCGGCAGCATCCAGCACGGGACCGGCGCGCACTTCAGCGTGGCGGGTGCCAGAGGCGTCTCCAACATTTATCTGCTCGACGGCACGGAGATGATCGGCGGCGCCGCCACGTCATCGCTGCCCGGCGGCGCCTTCGGCACTAACATGGGAGTGGAGGCTGTGCAGGAGTTCCAGATTGTAACCAGCAACTACACCGCGGTGTACGGCAAGAAGGCCGGCGGCGTGGTGAATATCGCCACCAAATCCGGCACCAACACGATTCATGGCTCCGTCTATGAGTTCCTCCGAAACGACAACTTCGACGCGCGCAATTTCTTTGATCCCCGCTCTCAGCCGCCCGAGTTCAAGCGCAATCAGTTCGGCGCCGCGGTCGGCGGGCCGATCCGGCGCGAGCAGACTTTTTACTTTGGCAATGTCGAGGTGCTGCGGGAAATTCTGGGAACCACCGGCATCATCATTGTCCCGGACGACAATGCCCGACTGGGGATTCTGCCCACCGGAAATGTTGCCGTAGCGCCCGCTGCCGTGCCATTCCTGACGCTGTTTCCGCGCGTGAATGGACGGTCGTTTGGAGATGGGAACGGAGAGTATCTGGGTACCAACGCGCGAGTGAGCAATCAAGAGTACTTTTTGACGCGGGTGGATCATAAGATCACCGACAACGACTTCCTCTTTGGACGCTACAATTTCGCCGATTCCCGCCGGGTCGATCCGGCCACCAGCGGAATCGTCGGCGGATTTCAGGAAGGGCGCGAGCAGGTGGCCACGGCGGAGTGGAAACGCACATCCTCCACCATTGTCAATTCGCTCCGTGTGGGATTCAGCCGCGGCAGCACCATTACCGATGACCGCCCGCTGGTGGACATTGACCCTTCCCTGGTTTTCCTGGATGCAGCCGAAACTGTCGGGCAGATTGTGTTTGGAGCGGCCTCCACTGAAGGCGTGAACAGCATCGCCGCCGCCGGGACCGGGAACAGCGCCGACCGCTGGTTCACGCAAAACCAATATCAGGTGGCCGACCAGGTCTTCTATCAAATGGGCGCGCATGCGCTCCAGTTCGGGGGAGAATTGCAGCGCATTCAGAATTACTTTGACTACGCCACCAGCAAGCGTGGCGAGTACGAGTTCCCCTCGTTCACGCGATTCCTGCAGGGCTTGCCGAACCGCTTCCGGGCGCCCGATCCACGGGGCTCCGCCGATGCGGTGAAGGGCTATCGCAGATGGTATTTCTCCACCTACATGCAGGACGATTGGAAGGCGACGCCGCGGCTCACCTTGAACCTGGGTCTGCGCTACGAGGTAACCACGGTTCCCATCGAGATGTACGACCGCATCTCCAACTTCCGCTATAAAGAGGTCAATGGCTGGAAGACTGTGGACACTCAGGGGACTTTGGGCAGTCCGTTCTGGGATGACAACTGGCTCACCTTTGCTCCGCGCGTGGGTTTCGCGTGGGATCCCACGGGCGGCGGAACCACTTCGATCCGCGGCGGATTCGGCATGTTCTACGATCAGATCGAAGGGGAATTCCGCGCCTTCACGCAAAATAACGTCCCGTTCTTTGGCCTGCTACAAGTGGATAATCCTCCGTTCCCAAGGGGATTTGCCGTCGTCTCTGGCACCACGCCCCGGCCTGCCCCGGACAGCGTGGACGCCGGGCTGGATGTCCCCACGCGGCAGACTTGGAACTTCAGTGCGCAGCATCAGTTGAATGAAAACGTGGCGATAACCGGCACCTATGTGGGTTCCCAGGCGTATCATCTTACGCGGCGCTCGGAGGGCAATGGAGCCTTCCATACGCTTCTGCCCGATGGCCGCAAGTTTTTTGCCGCAACCTCCACGCGCAGGAATCCGCTGATCGGCGCCAACCGCTACATTCCCTCGGATGTGAATGCCTCGTATCAGAGCTTCTCATTCGACTTGAATCAGCGCTTCTCGCGCGGCGTACGCTATAAGGTCGCTTATACCTTCGCGAAGAATCTCGACTATTCCTCGTCTCCCAACGCCGCGCAGACACCCAATAGCACCGACACCCCGCAAGACCCGCAGAATCCGCGTGCGGACAAGGCGCTCTCTAGCTATGACATCCGCAACAATTTCTCGGCGAATTTATCCTACGACGTGCCGGCGCTTGCCGACAGCGGTGTGGCGCAATACATTCTTGGCGGCTGGCGTCTGGGCAGCATTTTGACGCTGTCCGATGGACTACCCTTCACTATTACCACCGGCTACAGCCGGTCGCGCGACCAGACTCGCGGCCCGGCGGATCGTCCCAATCGCGGTGCGGGTTCCGATGGCAATCCCATCTTGGGCGGCCCGGATAAGTACTTTGAACCGGGAGCTTATGTCCTTCCGCTCCTCGGCACATACGGAAACGTGGGCAGGAATACGCTGGTTGGTCCGGGACTGGTGAATGTCGACCTGAATCTCGAAAAGGTGTTCAGTCTCGGTGAAGGTAAGAATCTCAACTTCCGAACTGAAGTATTCAACCTGTTCAACCGTGCGAACTTTGGGATTCCCGACCCGACGATTTACAGCACGCCTGCCGTGCTCACCACGGAGATTGTTCCCGATAATTTCCGCCGAGGCGCAGCAGGCCGTATCAACAACACCATCACCACTTCGCGGCAGCTTCAGTTCGCTCTGAAGTTCGTGTTTTAATTTCCGTTGCGGGGGCCGTATCGACGAGGCACATGGAGGCAATCATGGCTGAAAAGAAAGCAAGCCGCCGGCGGTTTTTGCGGCAGGTGGCGATAGTGGGCATCGCGGCGGGAGCGGCGCCGGCGTTGAAGGCTCAGATGGAGATGATGCCCGCGAGCGGGTCGGCAACTGCCGCCGCGTCCTCTGCGGGCGGGACGCCGCCGCCGGGCAATCCCACGGATAGGCTGGCGTATGGCATACGCTCGCGACATGAAAAAACTTTGCGCTCATTCGATGTTGATCCGCTGCACATGCACTTTGGACGCATGATGAACGTCTATACGCCGCTACAGGATTTGGTGGGGTCCATCACGCCGACATCGCTGCACTTCGTTTCGGCGCATGGCTATGTCCCGCCAGATATTGAACCCACATCGCATCGTCTGATGATTCAGGGCATGGTGGATCGTCCACTGGTCTTCACCGTGGATGAGCTGAAGCAACTGCCCGCAACTTCGCGCATCATGTATCTGGAGTGCCAGGCAAACCGGCCCGAATACAAAGCGGAGCGGGTGGACTTGAGCTTCGGCAAGACGGCGTGCAGCCAGTGGACTGGCGTGCTGCTCTCCGTTCTGCTGAAGGAAGCTGGCGTACGTGCCGACGCCAAGTGGATCGTGGCGGAAGGTTCCGAGAATGGGCGAATGACCAAGAGCACGCCGCTATCGAAAGCCATGGACGACGCGCTAATCGCATACGGGATGAACGGAGAAGCGATCCGGCCGGAAAACGGCTATCCGATACGCCTGCTGGTGCCCGGTTTCGAGGCGATTCACAGCGTGAAGTGGGTGCGCCAGATCAAAGTTACCGACCGGCCGTACATGGGATTCCAAGAATTGAGCCGCTACTCGCCGCGCAATCCGAAGGGAATCAACTTCACTTTCGCTCAAGGCGCCAAGTCGGTGATCACCAATCCTTCGGCCGGACAGCAGCTCATGCGACACGGCTTCCACGAGATTCGCGGCCTGGCCTGGTCCGGCGGCGGCAAAGTCAGCAAGGTGGAAGTATCCGTGGATGGCGGCAAGTCGTGGAAAGAAGCGGCGCTGCAAGGGCCGGTGTTGCCAGTCGCGCACACTCGCTTCACGCTGCCGTGGAACTGGAACGGAGAAGAGGCCATGCTGATGTCGCGGTGCACGGATGAGCTGGGCGAAGTGCAGCCAACACTAGCGCAGTTTGCCAAGTTCTGGGGAGCCACGTCGGCGGAGTTTCTCGCCGGCACGGCCAGTGGAGCGGGACACAGCAACTCGATTCAGCCTTGGGGCATTCGCAAAGATGGGAGCGTCTACAATGCAATTTCTTAAAATACTGGTAGTGGTCATCGCGCTCAGCGCGGTGTCAGCGTGGGCGCAGGGGCCGGGCTACAAATTAGGCAAGACGGCGACCGCGGAGGAAGTAAAAACCTGGGATACCTCCGTCGGGCCCGAAGGCAAGGAGTTGCCTGCGGGCAAGGGCACTGCGGCGGAAGGCGAAAAGGTTTTCACCGCGCGAGGGTGCACCTGGTGCCATGGCCCGACGGGCGAAGAAGGTCCGGCGCCGCACTTGGTGGGCGGAGGCATCGCGGGATGGGCGTTTGCGACTTCCATCTGGGATTATATTAACCGAGCCATGCCCTTGAATCACGAAGGAAGCTTGACGCCAAACGAGGTCTACAGCCTCACCGCGTATCTGCTCAACCGCAACAAAATCATCCAGCCTGCCGACGTCCTCGACCAGGCCACGCTGCCCAAGGTGCAGATGCCTAATCGCGGCCGCTACATCGCACCGCCGGTCGATCAGTGGAAGCCCGGCACGCCGCGG encodes:
- a CDS encoding TonB-dependent receptor — its product is MTAGMFRSMLVAIAVVCLSAAALWAQLGTGAIVGTVHDESGASVPAAGVTVTHTETGISRTLVTDTAGRYSVPGLLPGGYEIQAQAPGFQTAIRRGIQLTVGSEPAINLVLQIGQVSQTTIVTADAPLIETVSSSVAGLVGGQTIVDLPLNGRSFDQLIALQSGVSQMRLRGGSIQHGTGAHFSVAGARGVSNIYLLDGTEMIGGAATSSLPGGAFGTNMGVEAVQEFQIVTSNYTAVYGKKAGGVVNIATKSGTNTIHGSVYEFLRNDNFDARNFFDPRSQPPEFKRNQFGAAVGGPIRREQTFYFGNVEVLREILGTTGIIIVPDDNARLGILPTGNVAVAPAAVPFLTLFPRVNGRSFGDGNGEYLGTNARVSNQEYFLTRVDHKITDNDFLFGRYNFADSRRVDPATSGIVGGFQEGREQVATAEWKRTSSTIVNSLRVGFSRGSTITDDRPLVDIDPSLVFLDAAETVGQIVFGAASTEGVNSIAAAGTGNSADRWFTQNQYQVADQVFYQMGAHALQFGGELQRIQNYFDYATSKRGEYEFPSFTRFLQGLPNRFRAPDPRGSADAVKGYRRWYFSTYMQDDWKATPRLTLNLGLRYEVTTVPIEMYDRISNFRYKEVNGWKTVDTQGTLGSPFWDDNWLTFAPRVGFAWDPTGGGTTSIRGGFGMFYDQIEGEFRAFTQNNVPFFGLLQVDNPPFPRGFAVVSGTTPRPAPDSVDAGLDVPTRQTWNFSAQHQLNENVAITGTYVGSQAYHLTRRSEGNGAFHTLLPDGRKFFAATSTRRNPLIGANRYIPSDVNASYQSFSFDLNQRFSRGVRYKVAYTFAKNLDYSSSPNAAQTPNSTDTPQDPQNPRADKALSSYDIRNNFSANLSYDVPALADSGVAQYILGGWRLGSILTLSDGLPFTITTGYSRSRDQTRGPADRPNRGAGSDGNPILGGPDKYFEPGAYVLPLLGTYGNVGRNTLVGPGLVNVDLNLEKVFSLGEGKNLNFRTEVFNLFNRANFGIPDPTIYSTPAVLTTEIVPDNFRRGAAGRINNTITTSRQLQFALKFVF
- the soxC gene encoding sulfite dehydrogenase; this translates as MEAIMAEKKASRRRFLRQVAIVGIAAGAAPALKAQMEMMPASGSATAAASSAGGTPPPGNPTDRLAYGIRSRHEKTLRSFDVDPLHMHFGRMMNVYTPLQDLVGSITPTSLHFVSAHGYVPPDIEPTSHRLMIQGMVDRPLVFTVDELKQLPATSRIMYLECQANRPEYKAERVDLSFGKTACSQWTGVLLSVLLKEAGVRADAKWIVAEGSENGRMTKSTPLSKAMDDALIAYGMNGEAIRPENGYPIRLLVPGFEAIHSVKWVRQIKVTDRPYMGFQELSRYSPRNPKGINFTFAQGAKSVITNPSAGQQLMRHGFHEIRGLAWSGGGKVSKVEVSVDGGKSWKEAALQGPVLPVAHTRFTLPWNWNGEEAMLMSRCTDELGEVQPTLAQFAKFWGATSAEFLAGTASGAGHSNSIQPWGIRKDGSVYNAIS
- a CDS encoding cytochrome c, coding for MGASTMQFLKILVVVIALSAVSAWAQGPGYKLGKTATAEEVKTWDTSVGPEGKELPAGKGTAAEGEKVFTARGCTWCHGPTGEEGPAPHLVGGGIAGWAFATSIWDYINRAMPLNHEGSLTPNEVYSLTAYLLNRNKIIQPADVLDQATLPKVQMPNRGRYIAPPVDQWKPGTPRPFKIEP